The genomic DNA AAAACCTTGAAACATAAAAGTTTCAAGGTTTTCTGCTTATTAACTTAATCTAATAATCGTTAGAGTAGCCCCTGGCGTTGCCGTAGATAATGTAGCCAACGCAATTACTCCAAATAATTGTAAACTAACTGCAGCTCCAGCAGGCAAGTTAGCGATTATTGTTGCACTAAATGAACCTGCAGCCACTGCCGGAGAGTTTATCGTTCCCGCAAGCGGACTGCCATTTACAGTTATACGGGAACTTACAAGTAATCCTGCCGTTAAATTAATTGTATAGGCTATATAATAGTTTCCTGCATTCGCAACTGTAAATACAGTATTTCCACCACTAACGGTTATTCCTGGTCCAATATTTTGATTGTTTGGTAACGGAATATTCGTGCCACCTAACAAAACAGAAATAATACTTCCTGATGTATTATTCGCAAATGCATATGTTGCAGTTGTACTGACTCCAGTCGCCCCGGTCGCTCCTGTTGCTCCGGTTGCTCCAGCTCCTGTTGGACCAGTTGGACCTTGTATTCCTTGTGAACCTGTTGGACCTGTATTTCCAGTTGGTCCTTGGGAACCTGTTGCTCCTGTAGCCCCTGTTGGGCCTTGGATTCCTTGCGGGCCTTGAATTCCTTGTGGACCTGTCGCTCCTGTTGCTCCTGTAGCTCCCGTTGGGCCTTGTATCCCTTGAACTCCTTGGGGACCTTGCGCTCCCGTTGCCCCTGTGTCCCCTGTAGGACCTTGGGGACCTTGCAATCCTTGCACACCTTGAGGACCGGTTGGACCTATCTCTCCTTGTACCCCTTGTATTCCTGTTGGGCCTTGAGGACCGGTCGGACCTTGGATCCCTTGAATTCCTTGAATCCCCTGTGGGCCTTGTGCTCCCGTGGCTCCGGTTGCTCCTTGAATCCCTTGAGGGCCTTGTTCCCCTTGAATTCCTTGGGGACCGGTTGGACCTTGGATTCCTTGCGGGCCTTGGATTCCCTGTGGTCCTTGATCTCCTGTCGCACCAGTTACTCCTTGTATCCCTTGCGGACCTTGTATCCCTTGCGGACCAGTTGGACCAATATCTCCTTGCACACCTTGTATTCCTTGAGGACCTTGTAACCCTGTCACTCCGGTTGCTCCCGTTTCTCCTGTCGCTCCTGTCACTCCAGTTGAGCCTGTCGCACCAGTATCCCCTGTTACTCCTGTCGCACCAGTTGCTCCTGTCGGGCCAGGTGGTCCACCCGATGGACCAGTTACTCCCGTCGGACCTGATGGCCCTGTTGGGCCGGACGGTCCTGCTGGTCCTCCAGAAGGTCCCGTTACCCCTGTTGCTCCCGTTATTCCAGTTGGGCCTGTAGTTCCTTCCCCTGTCGCACCTGTTGCTCCTGTATCTCCTGTTGCCCCCGTCGGACCTTGGATTCCTTGAATTCCCTGTGGACCTTGCACTCCTTGTGCGCCCGTCGCTCCTTGAATTCCTTGTACTCCTTGCACACCTTGGGGACCCATCGGACCTGTTGGACCAATCTCCCCTTGAGCACCTTGCACTCCTTGGGGACCCTCTGGACCCGTTGCTCCTATTTCCCCTTGTATCCCTTGAATTCCAGTTGCTCCTTGTACTCCAGTTGCTCCCGTTATCCCTTGCACACCTTGTATTCCCTGTATTCCTTGTGGACCTTGTGGGCCTGTTGTTCCTACCGGTCCTTGAATACCTTGTATCCCCTGAGGACCCTCTGGACCCGTTGCTCCAACTGGTCCTGGCACTCCTTGTATTCCTTGCGGGCCCTGAAGTCCCTCTGGGCCTTCTGGACCTGTTGGTCCTATATCACCCATCGGACCTTGTATCCCTTGAACTCCCTGTGGTCCCGTTGCTCCTGATGGCCCTGGTACTCCTTGTATTCCTTGTGGACCTTGATCTCCTGTTGCTCCTGTGACCCC from Bacillus cereus G9842 includes the following:
- a CDS encoding BclA-related collagen-like exosporium protein translates to MKNRDNKGKQQSNFRIPPELIGPTFPPVPTGFTGIGITGPTGPQGPTGPQGPRGFQGPMGEMGPTGPQGVQGIQGPVGPIGATGPEGQQGAQGLRGPQGETGATGPQGVQGLQGPIGPTGATGAQGIQGIKGLQGPIGATGPEGPQGIQGVQGLPGATGPQGIQGAQGIQGTQGPSGNTGATGATGQGLTGPTGITGPTGITGPSGGPPGPTGPTGATGPGGGPSGSTGATGATGDTGATGSTGVTGATGTTGPTGSTGAQGLQGIQGIQGSIGPTGPEGPQGIQGIPGPTGITGEQGIQGVQGIQGVTGATGDQGPQGIQGAIGPQGVTGATGDQGPQGIQGVPGPSGATGPQGVQGIQGPMGDIGPTGPEGPEGLQGPQGIQGVPGPVGATGPEGPQGIQGIQGPVGTTGPQGPQGIQGIQGVQGITGATGVQGATGIQGIQGEIGATGPEGPQGVQGAQGEIGPTGPMGPQGVQGVQGIQGATGAQGVQGPQGIQGIQGPTGATGDTGATGATGEGTTGPTGITGATGVTGPSGGPAGPSGPTGPSGPTGVTGPSGGPPGPTGATGATGVTGDTGATGSTGVTGATGETGATGVTGLQGPQGIQGVQGDIGPTGPQGIQGPQGIQGVTGATGDQGPQGIQGPQGIQGPTGPQGIQGEQGPQGIQGATGATGAQGPQGIQGIQGIQGPTGPQGPTGIQGVQGEIGPTGPQGVQGLQGPQGPTGDTGATGAQGPQGVQGIQGPTGATGATGATGPQGIQGPQGIQGPTGATGATGSQGPTGNTGPTGSQGIQGPTGPTGAGATGATGATGATGVSTTATYAFANNTSGSIISVLLGGTNIPLPNNQNIGPGITVSGGNTVFTVANAGNYYIAYTINLTAGLLVSSRITVNGSPLAGTINSPAVAAGSFSATIIANLPAGAAVSLQLFGVIALATLSTATPGATLTIIRLS